A region of Lichenibacterium dinghuense DNA encodes the following proteins:
- a CDS encoding SDR family NAD(P)-dependent oxidoreductase: MRDEAAPEGRGDGHAGRLRTAEPPSTGPLEPATAASSEIPPGHGRLKDRVVLVFGAGSVGEGWGNGKAAAVAHAREGAVVVAVDRERAAANATADIVAELGGRCSAHAADVTDSGSIATVVAEALEAHGRIDVLHNNVGATVMGGPVELTEDQWDGAMDVNLRSAFLTCKHVLPAMLARGRGAIVNISSVAAIRYTGYPYAAYYAAKAGLNQFTVGLAVQYARQGIRANAIMPGLMNTPLIYRQIGGQYADMEAMVRARHEASPMGRMGTGWDIARAAVFLASDEAAYITGVCLPVDGGLTCRSA; this comes from the coding sequence ATGCGGGACGAAGCGGCGCCGGAAGGTCGGGGCGACGGCCATGCTGGACGTCTCCGGACAGCGGAGCCGCCATCGACCGGCCCGCTGGAGCCCGCCACCGCCGCGTCATCCGAGATCCCGCCCGGCCACGGGCGCCTCAAGGACCGCGTCGTCCTGGTGTTCGGCGCCGGCAGCGTCGGGGAAGGCTGGGGCAACGGCAAGGCCGCGGCCGTGGCCCATGCCCGCGAAGGCGCCGTCGTGGTCGCGGTGGACCGCGAGCGCGCCGCCGCGAATGCCACCGCCGACATCGTCGCGGAGCTCGGGGGCCGCTGCTCCGCCCACGCGGCCGACGTCACGGATTCGGGCAGCATCGCGACCGTGGTGGCCGAGGCCCTGGAGGCCCACGGGCGCATCGACGTGCTCCACAACAACGTCGGCGCCACGGTGATGGGCGGCCCCGTCGAACTCACCGAGGACCAGTGGGACGGCGCGATGGACGTGAACCTGCGCAGCGCCTTCCTGACCTGCAAGCACGTGCTGCCGGCCATGCTGGCCCGCGGCCGGGGCGCCATCGTCAACATCTCGTCGGTGGCGGCGATCCGCTACACGGGCTACCCCTACGCGGCCTATTACGCCGCCAAGGCGGGCCTGAACCAGTTCACCGTGGGGCTGGCGGTGCAGTATGCCCGGCAGGGCATCCGGGCCAACGCCATCATGCCGGGCCTGATGAACACGCCGTTGATCTACCGGCAGATCGGCGGCCAATATGCCGACATGGAGGCCATGGTGCGGGCGCGGCACGAGGCGTCCCCGATGGGCCGCATGGGCACGGGCTGGGACATCGCCAGGGCGGCCGTGTTCCTGGCCTCGGACGAGGCCGCCTACATCACCGGCGTCTGCCTGCCCGTCGACGGCGGCCTCACCTGCAGGAGCGCCTGA